In Pyrodictium occultum, the genomic window TCGACGAGCTAGACTTCTACGGGCCCCGCGGCGCCCACCTACTCCTAGCCATAGTGGAACTTGTCTCCAGGCATCTGGCCTCCAAGCCCCCGAGGGTGGTGGTGCTCTCTGCCACCCTGGGCAACCCGGGAGAGCTGGCCTCCCTGCTGACCAGGATCACCGGCAGGGAGACGAGGGTTATCGAGGGCAAGCCGTTCAAGACCCCTAACAGGATGATAGTCGTTATAGGCAAGGGGGTCGAGGCGCTCCGGGACTACATACGCGCGTACTCGAGCGTAATAGCCTCCCGGGCCCCCTGGATACTCGACATGCTCCACAACGAGGAGGAGTTCCGCGAGCACTTGTACGAGGTCTACGAGGCCCTAGAAGCGATAGGCCTCCGGCCCCCCAGGCCCGGCCTTGACCCGGTGGAGGTGCTCCAGGCCGTCCTCGAGGCCTCGGAGCCCGGCACGGTGACCCTGGTCTTCACCAGGAGCATCAGGATGGCTGAGCGGCTCTACCGGAGGCTGATAGAGAGGCTTCCGGCGGAGAAACAGAGGCTCGTCGGGGTCCACCACCACCTGGTGCCGAAGCAGAGGCGTGAGGCGCTCGAGGAGGCGGCGCGGAGAGGCAAGATAGCCATGATAATAACGGTGCGCACGCTCGCCCAGGGCATAGACATTGGGAGTGTTAAGCGCGTAGTTCATGTCGGGCTGCCTAGCGATCTCAGGGAGTTCATGCAGAGGGAGGGGAGGAAGGGGAGGCGCCGCGAGCTGGGGGTCACCGAGACTGTGGTGGTGCCCTCCGGGCTATGGGACCGGAAGCTGCTGGAGGCCGGGGGCTCGGCGCTGAAGCAGTGGCTTAGCCTGCCCCTCGAGAAGCTCTACATAAACCCGTCGAATGCCTACGCCAGGATATTCAGCGCCATGTGGAAGCTTCTCCGCGGCCTTCCCGTCGAGCCCGGGGAGGAGAGGCTCCTCTGTGAGCTAGGCCTCGTGGAGGAGTACCAGTCGCTGAGCGGTGGCAGGCTCACCCTCAGCCGCAAGGGATGGGCATTCTGGAACGACCTGGGCTTCTACGAGCACGGCCCTCCATACGGCTACCGCAAGGTCTTGGTGAGGGCTGGCAAGGAGACGGTGCTGCGGAACGAGGAGGTCTCCCATCGGGACGTGGTGGAGAAGTACCAGCCCGGCACCTATGACCCGGTCAGCGAGTCCATAGTGGTGCGGGTTGAGCCCAGAGAGCTGAGGATCTACGAGCAGCCCCCCGAGGAGGCGGTGGAGGAGCACGACTGGCTGGCTCGAGCCCTGGCGAGGTATGAGGACCTCAAGAGGGCCTGGGGCGAGAGGCCGGAGTTTAACAACGACCTCCGCTATGGCAGGATATTCACCGTGGCCGTTCTCAACGTCTCCGCCCCAACGGGCGGCTTCGGAGAGCTTGTAGAGGAGCCCGTAGAGGTCGAGTGGCTGGTCGAGAGCCGCCGCCCGCGCCTCGCCGGCCGGGCCGGCGGGATGGTGAGGGTCTACCACGAGGTCGCCTCGCTGGAGCTGAACGCCCCGGTGGCCGGCAGGTACCGGGACTACACCTATGGCTATGTCTTTGAGGCTCCCGGCGTGATCTCCTCAGAGGACCTCCGCCTCGGCCTGGCAGCCCTCCTAGTCTACCTCCGCCTCGACCCCGGCTACGCCATCCCCCTAGGCCTGATAAGATACAGGGTGGTCTCCGTCGGGCCGGTTAAGCTGATCCACCTCTGGGAGCAGGAGGCGGCAGGTCTGCTCGAGTCCCTCGACTGGATGGAGGTGGCGGAGAAGGTGGAGCGCTTCGACTACCCGGGCATAACGGTCCCCCTCCTGGCCGCCATCGACCCATCCTCTGCGGTGAGGGTGATGAGGGGTGAGGTCCCTGTCGAGAGGCTCCGCGAGCTAGCAGCCCACGCGGCCAGGGTTGTTGCCGGCTCCCGGGCCGTCCGGGCTGGGGGTGTTGTTGTCGAGCATCCGAGGCCCTCGAAGAGCCACGGCATAGGAGCGGTGGCGGCAGTGTACGAGACCCTGGAGGCCGACGGCAAGACCGTGTCGGTCGCGGCGGTGGCTAGCTACGATGGAGAGCGGATGGAGGTTGACAGCTACCGTGGCGGCATTGGGCTAGACTCCTCCGCCCAGCTGGCAAGGATGGCCCTTAAGCACCTGGACCGGCTGCTCAGCCAGGGGCTCCGCGTAGCCTACTACGGGCAGGAGCAGCGGAACATGTTCATCCGCCTCCTCGCGGGCAGCTACACTGGCGTGATGGCGCTCCGGGCGGCGGAGCAGGAGGGCCGCCTGGTGGACGCGGCTGAGAGGGCTAGCAGGCTCGCCGGCGATACCCCTCTCCTCACCCTCGTGGAGCCCAGGGTTAGGAGCTACCTCGAGTGGGCCAACAAGGCGAAGGCCCGCCGCGACCCTGAGGAGCTTGAGAACGCGCTGCGCAGCCTAGCCTCAGCGATGACCGCTGCGGCCTACAGGATCCTCCTGGCGGCGGAGAAGGGGAGGATCAGGGTGGAGACCGGAAGCCGCAGTGAAGCCTCGGCCGGGGCCGGAGACCGGAGAGATACTCGTAGATGAGCCTCGCCACAGCATTCACCACCAGGTCGGCGGCAGAGCCGGGCCCGGCCCCGGCTAGGAGCCGCCACAGCTCCTCCTCCGCCCCGGGGTCGCCCCGCGCGGCCCGTAGCCACAGCTCCCGGGTCACCCGGCCGGACTTCCTCGAGACCAGGAGATCGCCCTCCAGGCCTGCCAGCAGGTAGGTTGCCCTCCTCACCCCCCGGCCGAGACATTCCTCCTCTAGCAGCGTAGGCAACGCCATGCCCAGGCTGAGCCTCATCATCCCCGCAGCGTCCCTGGAGACCGGGTCGTAGAGGGAGGCCTTCTCCAGCAGCTCCCTGAGCGTCACCCTCTTCTCCCACACCTCCATTATGGAGAGCCTGCCGTCCACCTCGGGGAGCCCGCTCCAGGAGATGCGGGCCAGGTAGCTCGGCGAGGCCAGCTGGAGCCCCCGGTAGAAGGCTGCTGCAGCCTCCACCCCGCCGGCGTCCACGGCGAGTCCCGTCGACGCCATCACGGCCTCTAGGCTCCTCCTCCCCCGCGCCTCGGCGTAGCCCAGGCCGGCGGCCTGGAGGGTGAGCAGGAAGAGGCTCCCGAGCCCCGGGTTCCCCCAGGCAGCCGCCATGTCCTCGACGGCGGCTAGCCAGCAGCCCGGCCAGGCGCCCAGCTCGCCCGCGGCGGCTGCGAGGCAGCTGCAGAGGCAGGCCTCGTAGGCGAGGCCCGTGAGCCCCGCGAATGCTAGGGGGTCCAGGTCTCTACGGGGCCGCTGGAAGCTCGTGAGCCCCGGCCTCGGCACCGCAGCGTCCACTGCCACGGCGGCCGAGCAGGCGCGGGCGAAGAGGCGGCAGGCTACCTCCGGCTCCAAGCCAGCTCTCCCGCCACCAGGGTCTCCTCAACCCTCAGCCCGGGCAGCTCCTCCACATCCACCTCGAGGGGGTCGCGGTCCAGGACAGCTATGTCGGCGTAGCAGCCGGGCTCCAGGCACCCCGCCCTGGTCTCGCCGAGCACCATGGCGGAGCCCGCCGTGTAGAGGTGGAGCGCGGTCTCCACGTCGAGCGCCTCCTCCCTGCTGTACTCGGCCAGGCTGCCCCTGGTGACGGCTGCATGCACCCCCTCGAGCGGGTTAACGGGCTCCACCGGTGCGTCGCTGGAGAAGCCCAGGGCTACCCCGGCGGAGAGCATGCTGCGGAACGGGTAGAGCCACCTGGCCCTCCGGGGGCCCAGCCTCTCGGCAGCCCAGTAGTCGCTCGCCAGGAACCTGGGCTGCACTGCCGCCCTGACGCCCAGCGAGGCCATCCGCTCTATGAGATCCGGGGGCGCGAGGCTGGCGTGCTCTATCCTGCACCTGCAGCCCGCCGCAGCCATGCCCCTCAGCGCCTCCTCGACGGCGGCGTCGCCTATAGCGTGGACCGCCAGGTCTAGGCCCCAGCGTCTAGCCCTCTCCGCGAGCCTGGCTAGCTCCCCGGCTGAGAGGAGCCTCCTTCCCCGGGCTCCGGGGTCATCGCTGTAGGGCTCCCGGAGCCATGCGGTCCTGGCCCCGAGGCTCCCGTCCATGTAGGCCTTGACCCCTGCTACGCGGAGCATCTCGTCGCCCAGTGCTGGGACCGCCCCGACCCGGTCGAGCTGGGTGAACAGCTCGCTGGAGAGGTAGACGCGGAGCCTGATGGCCAGGAGCCCGAGCCTCCACGCCAAGACGAGGCCCTGGAACCCGTGGGCGTCAACGTCCATGGCGCCTGCCATGGTTACGCCGTTGCGCAGCGCCTCGCTAGCTCCTTCGAGCACCAGCTGGACCGGGTCAATGCTCCTCACCGCCTCCCGGTACGCCTTGGCGGCGAGCTCCTCGAACACTATCCCCGTAGGCTTGCCGTCGCAGCCCCTGTCCACCAGCGGGCTGTCGGAGTCGAGGAGCCCCAGCAGCTTCATGGCTCGCGTGTTGAGCGCGGCTGCGTGGCCGCAGACGCGGAGGAGGACCACGGGCTTATCCCCGACGGCCTCGTCCAGCTCGTAGCGGGTCGGCCAGCCCCCGAGCCTCTCCTGGTCCCAGCCCCTGCCCAGCACCCAGCCGGTGAACCTCCCGGCCTCCCTCGCCACCTTCTCCAGCAGCTCCTCCATAGACTCCACGTCGGTGAGGTCTATTGAGTACTTGGCAGCTCCCAGCCCCGCCACGTGGAGGTGGGCGTCCACGAACCCGGGCAGGGCTACGCCGCCGGCCTCCATGACCCGCGGGCGGCCGCAGCCCGTGGCGCCCGCTATCTCCCTCGCCACCCGGGCGGCCTCGGCGGCGTAGCCCGCGTAGACCACCCTCCCCCCGTGTAGAGCCAGCGCCTCCACATACCTGGTCGGCTTGAACCCGGTGTAGATCCTCTCGGCTGTAAATACAACGGGGCAGCTGCCGCCGGGCAAGCTCCTCCAAGCCCCGGCTGGAACAAACCCTGAGGGCTCCCCTCTATACCGCGCGGCTAGCCGGCCGGAGGCTAGATACCTGGGTGCCCCGAGGGCTCCTCCCCAGGGGGCCTCTGTGGGAACAGCCAGGCGCCCCGGGATAACGGGGGAGGCGTGACGCCGGCATGCCTATGTGCATCCGCTGCGGCCGAGAGGTGGATAGGCTGGTAGACGGGAGGCTCTGCCCCAGCTGCTACCTCGAGCTCCACGGGCTCGGGAAGCCGCCGGAGCGGCTGAGCATAGTAGTCTGCCCCAGGTGCGGGAGCTACCGGTACCAGGGCAGGTGGCTCCCCCCGCCCGGCGGGGGGCTAGAGGAGGTGGCAGCCCTCCTCTTTCAGGCCAGCTTCCGGCCCTCGGAGCACACCGAGTACTATCGGGTCGAGGAGGCCAGTATAGACTACGAGACGGGCAGGGCGGTCGTGAGGGCGGCCGGCCGGCTCAGGGGAGTCGACGAGGAGGTCTCGGTAGTCTACACCGTGCCCATTGTCGTCAGGAAGCAGCTCTGCCCCGTCTGCTTCCAGAAGGCGGCCGGCTCCCCCGCGGCGATAGTGCAGGTAAGGGGCCCCGGCGGCCGGCTCAGCGAGGAGGAGCGAGAAGCGGTAGAGGATGTTATGAGCGAGCTCGACGACTACATAGCGGATGCTATACTCTCGGTGGACGAGCTGAGGGAGGGGATAGACCTCAAGCTGCTCGACCAGAACGCGGCCCGCGCCCTAGCGGCGAAGCTGCGCAGCAAGCTCGCGGCCCGAGTCAAGGAGAGCCACAAGGTTGTGGGGAGGAGGAACGACGGCCGCAGGGTATCGAGGCTAACCCTCTCCGTCCGCCTCCCATTCTTCAAGCCAGGCAACATAGTCGAGTACCAGGGCGAGCTAGCTAGGGTAGAGGAGATAGACAAGGGCTACGTGCTCATCCGCAGGCTTGGCGGCCGCAGGCTCCACCGCCTAACAGTGGAGGACGCCTGGAGGCTCCTAAGCGAGCCTAGGCTCGACGACCACCGCCGCGTCATGGTGGTGGCGCTGGAGCCGGGCTGGGTGCACCTCCAGTACCTCGACGGAGGCTACGAGTACCTCGAGATACCCAGGAGCGGGCTGAGAGTCGAGGGCGAGCTGCGGGAGGGCGTGGAGGCAGAGCTACTCATACATAAAAACCACTACTACCTAATACCCCGCCGGGAGTAGCATCCTGGACCGCAGGAGAGGCGGCTACATCACGCCGTGGACGTCGCCCTTAACGTTCTTCCTCTCCTCCTCGACCTTCCTCAGCACCTTCTGAACCATCTCCTCCGGGCTAGCCTCCTCCACATCCCTCCTATCATCTATCATCACGATGGTGACTACCCGGGGCACACCCATGCTGTAGAGCTCGTCATGCACCATCCGGACTATTGCACCGACCTCACTTAGATCGCTAACCTGTATGACCGTGGTGTCGGGCGTCACCTCCGGCTTGTAGCCATGCGCCTCTAGGAGGGCAACCACCCTGGCTATGTAGCGCGAGACGCTAGTCCCCACACCCATGGGCATAACCTTGAGCGAGACTATGGGCATCCCACTATCCCTCCATCAAGCCAGCCCCAGGGGCCCGAGGGGAGGTGCGGCAAGGCCTCCCGGGCTTAGCCCGGCACTAGAGGAGGCATAGCTGATACTTATACCTGCGAGCCTGCCGGAGACACAGCCAAGGAGGAAAGGTGCTGACTACAGCCGAGGCCGAGCCCTCCCCCGGGGCAATGGGGAGCAACACCTAGTCTGAGCCCCCAGGGCCTGCCCCCTGCTCCACTCCTCCACCATACAGCCCTAGGCAGGTGGAGCCCAGCCACTCTAGAGCGTATAGAGGCCTACATAAGCTCCACATATGCTCTGTAGCGTATGTAGCCACAGTACGTAGACTCTATAGAGCAGCGGCCCCAGTGGGGGACACCCGGACCAAGAGGGACTGCAAAGGACTCGTGGAAGAGAGGTGCTGGAAATGGATAGCAAGACCCTAGGCATAATAGCCGTGGCGATAATCGTCATAGCCGTAGCCGCCGCGGGAGCAGCGCTCATGAGGAGCGGCGGTGGCCATACAACCCAGACGGCCACAGCAACAACCACGATTACTACAACAGCAGCAGCTACGACAACAGCTGCATCCACGCAGCCAGGCACTACTACTTCAGGCGCGGCCGCAGGCGGGAAGATCACTCTGATAGGCAGCGGCTCCACCTTCGTATGGCCGGCCATGAACAAGTGGATAGCAGGGTTCGAGGCGGAGCACCCCAACATACACATAGAATACACCGGCGGCGGCAGCGGCAAGGGAGTCAACGATATACTCCATCACCTAGTGGACTTCGCTGGTAGCGACCCGCCGCTGCCACGCAGCATCTGGGAGAAGCACCGTGGCCAGATACTCCAGTTCCCCGTGGAGCTGGGCGCAGTGGTGGTTGTCTACAACGTGCCCGAGATAGGCAATACGCAGCTGAACCTCACCGGCGAGGTTATAGCCAAGATATACCTGGGCGAGATCAAGTACTGGGACGACCCCGCTATAAAGCAGCTGAACCCTGGCGTGGCGGACAAGCTACCCCACAAGGAGATAATAGCTGTGCACCGTAGCGACGCCAGCGGTACCACGCAGATATTCACAACCTTCCTCTCAAAGACCTCCAAGGAGTGGGCCGAGAAGGTTGGTTCCGGCAAGTCTGTGAACTGGCCCGTCGACAAGCTCGGCCGCGGCGTAGGCCAGAACGGTAACCCCGGCGTGACCCAGGC contains:
- a CDS encoding amidohydrolase: MPGGSCPVVFTAERIYTGFKPTRYVEALALHGGRVVYAGYAAEAARVAREIAGATGCGRPRVMEAGGVALPGFVDAHLHVAGLGAAKYSIDLTDVESMEELLEKVAREAGRFTGWVLGRGWDQERLGGWPTRYELDEAVGDKPVVLLRVCGHAAALNTRAMKLLGLLDSDSPLVDRGCDGKPTGIVFEELAAKAYREAVRSIDPVQLVLEGASEALRNGVTMAGAMDVDAHGFQGLVLAWRLGLLAIRLRVYLSSELFTQLDRVGAVPALGDEMLRVAGVKAYMDGSLGARTAWLREPYSDDPGARGRRLLSAGELARLAERARRWGLDLAVHAIGDAAVEEALRGMAAAGCRCRIEHASLAPPDLIERMASLGVRAAVQPRFLASDYWAAERLGPRRARWLYPFRSMLSAGVALGFSSDAPVEPVNPLEGVHAAVTRGSLAEYSREEALDVETALHLYTAGSAMVLGETRAGCLEPGCYADIAVLDRDPLEVDVEELPGLRVEETLVAGELAWSRR
- a CDS encoding DEAD/DEAH box helicase; the protein is MAGSRVAAALRSLGYEILVWEEPGEEPEQAGKTFADVAPSLRGHEKAGLRLYRHQLEAVEALSSGMNVVLTARTGSGKTEAWALAALREGWRVLAVYPTLALAADQIRRLESYYAAAGLPGAVVRIDRPSLERRGRRGEELLRLLASARIVVTNPAFLLAEMKRLAVHPNRALLEDYLSHVDLLVFDELDFYGPRGAHLLLAIVELVSRHLASKPPRVVVLSATLGNPGELASLLTRITGRETRVIEGKPFKTPNRMIVVIGKGVEALRDYIRAYSSVIASRAPWILDMLHNEEEFREHLYEVYEALEAIGLRPPRPGLDPVEVLQAVLEASEPGTVTLVFTRSIRMAERLYRRLIERLPAEKQRLVGVHHHLVPKQRREALEEAARRGKIAMIITVRTLAQGIDIGSVKRVVHVGLPSDLREFMQREGRKGRRRELGVTETVVVPSGLWDRKLLEAGGSALKQWLSLPLEKLYINPSNAYARIFSAMWKLLRGLPVEPGEERLLCELGLVEEYQSLSGGRLTLSRKGWAFWNDLGFYEHGPPYGYRKVLVRAGKETVLRNEEVSHRDVVEKYQPGTYDPVSESIVVRVEPRELRIYEQPPEEAVEEHDWLARALARYEDLKRAWGERPEFNNDLRYGRIFTVAVLNVSAPTGGFGELVEEPVEVEWLVESRRPRLAGRAGGMVRVYHEVASLELNAPVAGRYRDYTYGYVFEAPGVISSEDLRLGLAALLVYLRLDPGYAIPLGLIRYRVVSVGPVKLIHLWEQEAAGLLESLDWMEVAEKVERFDYPGITVPLLAAIDPSSAVRVMRGEVPVERLRELAAHAARVVAGSRAVRAGGVVVEHPRPSKSHGIGAVAAVYETLEADGKTVSVAAVASYDGERMEVDSYRGGIGLDSSAQLARMALKHLDRLLSQGLRVAYYGQEQRNMFIRLLAGSYTGVMALRAAEQEGRLVDAAERASRLAGDTPLLTLVEPRVRSYLEWANKAKARRDPEELENALRSLASAMTAAAYRILLAAEKGRIRVETGSRSEASAGAGDRRDTRR
- the pstS gene encoding phosphate ABC transporter substrate-binding protein PstS — protein: MDSKTLGIIAVAIIVIAVAAAGAALMRSGGGHTTQTATATTTITTTAAATTTAASTQPGTTTSGAAAGGKITLIGSGSTFVWPAMNKWIAGFEAEHPNIHIEYTGGGSGKGVNDILHHLVDFAGSDPPLPRSIWEKHRGQILQFPVELGAVVVVYNVPEIGNTQLNLTGEVIAKIYLGEIKYWDDPAIKQLNPGVADKLPHKEIIAVHRSDASGTTQIFTTFLSKTSKEWAEKVGSGKSVNWPVDKLGRGVGQNGNPGVTQAVLSTKYSIGYVELAYALKYHMPYARIQNPAGKFVAPTPETVSAAFALKNPPSPLDDWSNVAKTFIYSNASPDAYPIAGQTFLLVWKKWSDPAKCNAMKQFLEYIATKGQENLPPGYAPLPQVLRNVVLKAASLLECG
- a CDS encoding triphosphoribosyl-dephospho-CoA synthase; amino-acid sequence: MEPEVACRLFARACSAAVAVDAAVPRPGLTSFQRPRRDLDPLAFAGLTGLAYEACLCSCLAAAAGELGAWPGCWLAAVEDMAAAWGNPGLGSLFLLTLQAAGLGYAEARGRRSLEAVMASTGLAVDAGGVEAAAAFYRGLQLASPSYLARISWSGLPEVDGRLSIMEVWEKRVTLRELLEKASLYDPVSRDAAGMMRLSLGMALPTLLEEECLGRGVRRATYLLAGLEGDLLVSRKSGRVTRELWLRAARGDPGAEEELWRLLAGAGPGSAADLVVNAVARLIYEYLSGLRPRPRLHCGFRSPP
- a CDS encoding 60S ribosomal export protein NMD3, which encodes MPMCIRCGREVDRLVDGRLCPSCYLELHGLGKPPERLSIVVCPRCGSYRYQGRWLPPPGGGLEEVAALLFQASFRPSEHTEYYRVEEASIDYETGRAVVRAAGRLRGVDEEVSVVYTVPIVVRKQLCPVCFQKAAGSPAAIVQVRGPGGRLSEEEREAVEDVMSELDDYIADAILSVDELREGIDLKLLDQNAARALAAKLRSKLAARVKESHKVVGRRNDGRRVSRLTLSVRLPFFKPGNIVEYQGELARVEEIDKGYVLIRRLGGRRLHRLTVEDAWRLLSEPRLDDHRRVMVVALEPGWVHLQYLDGGYEYLEIPRSGLRVEGELREGVEAELLIHKNHYYLIPRRE
- a CDS encoding MTH1187 family thiamine-binding protein, translated to MPIVSLKVMPMGVGTSVSRYIARVVALLEAHGYKPEVTPDTTVIQVSDLSEVGAIVRMVHDELYSMGVPRVVTIVMIDDRRDVEEASPEEMVQKVLRKVEEERKNVKGDVHGVM